A genomic window from Methanophagales archaeon includes:
- a CDS encoding type II toxin-antitoxin system death-on-curing family toxin produces MSTFSGAPQIHDDIIENTGDAFGILNKGLIEFTIERVKGEVIKEEDTDLFEVASLILRDFVQGHPFVDGNKRIAFELVDILLRDNGYIFKIEKEEVIKFLLQLAKGESGLKEVKEWIKKKVKSK; encoded by the coding sequence CTGTCTACTTTTAGTGGTGCACCCCAAATTCATGATGATATAATCGAAAATACTGGAGATGCGTTTGGTATTTTGAATAAAGGTTTGATTGAGTTCACGATTGAACGGGTGAAGGGTGAAGTAATAAAAGAAGAGGATACAGACCTATTTGAAGTTGCATCCCTCATCTTAAGGGATTTCGTTCAGGGTCATCCTTTTGTGGATGGAAACAAGAGGATTGCCTTCGAGTTGGTTGATATATTATTAAGGGATAATGGATATATATTTAAAATAGAAAAAGAAGAAGTAATTAAGTTCCTGTTGCAGCTAGCAAAAGGAGAATCAGGGTTAAAAGAGGTGAAAGAATGGATAAAAAAGAAGGTAAAATCGAAATAA